In Brettanomyces nanus chromosome 3, complete sequence, a single genomic region encodes these proteins:
- a CDS encoding uncharacterized protein (BUSCO:EOG09344CUA) — MGNRDRNTRKRVLKGLQKTKFYCQICERQCLDENGFKCHIQSESHIRKLGTKMSDAGHNSKRLVDEYSEEFLKSFLGLLRRMHGEKMVGANKFYQEYIQDKDHVHMNSTRWNNLTSLVMYLGESGKCKVKVTDEELDDSDLEKFSIAYRDEKGDSIGKRKEREKQQLIKNDKEVSDNLLRDQIERGKKRRIERTESKDEEQKTPNKKKQQQQEQQLQASGSAFVSRSRSDPSPRPSTRLPSIASIFSTKKASNSAEAKSAEANSADNTVCAVPSSSTPKTTSLGSITLPSIDHLTSSPSYARSHSYPSLPLPSSTPRTESSEDLSSKSFIPVTPVSRNILLPPSHYGSTAAFAYAPQSSTPISYGTLPAPPIFMMPVQPLSFVYRRSDKTSPSTPARSAGSNGASTSWLAATPLKTPMKRKRTPSKAEKKYAFISHNQTTFLSCEPSIDNARLARRKRRRTSPTELAVLLAEFKKGSTPNRARRNEIASKVDMTEKAVQIWFQNRRQALRKSKIIKTVVVEVPKKDELDENILNNGSYEGSVDDGNVTMSDSARTSPEASPVKSEPSNSSFSISADTSSSSVVVPPPKVTFTSLETRTATSRDGKLPPTGLFVTPSKLKSDTNKRNVLTSPSVSHNENHKHNPLTFRFRTTDFMMMNPSQPGGRRQKPTMKLKLSKSNSNSRIALQDKTNIANNRTRQTLQTAKPARSPVASSNSQTASTN; from the exons ATGGGTAATAGGGACCGTAATACAAGGAAAAGGGTCCTAAAGGGACTTCAGAAAACTAAATTCTATTGCCAGATATGTGAGAGACAGTGtcttgatgaaaatggATTCAAATGTCACATCCAGTCAGAGTCCCATATCAGGAAATTAGGTACCAAGATGTCGGATGCGGGACATAACTCAAAAAGGTTGGTGGATGAATACAGCGAAGAATTTCTAAAGTCATTTTTAGGGTTGTTACGACGAATGCATGGAGAGAAAATGGTGGGTGCCAACAAGTTTTACCAGGAGTACATTCAGGATAAGGACCATGTGCATATGAACTCTACTAGATGGAACAATCTTACGTCATTGGTGATGTATTTAGGGGAGAGTGGGAAGTGCAAAGTCAAGGTaactgatgaagaattggatgattcagatttggagaagttctCTATAGCCTATAGAGATGAGAAGGGAGATTCCATagggaaaagaaaggagcGAGAAAAGCAACAGTTGATTAAGAACGATAAAGAAGTGAGCGACAATTTATTGAGAGaccaaattgaaagaggaaagaaaaggcggatagaaagaacagaatcaaaagacgaagaacagaaaacaccaaataaaaaaaagcagcagcagcaggagcagcagcTTCAAGCATCCGGCTCAGCCTTCG TATCGAGATCGCGTAGCGATCCGTCACCTAGACCTTCTACGCGTCTTCCTTCTATTGCCTCGATATTTTCCACGAAAAAGGCATCGAATTCGGCAGAGGCTAAATCAGCAGAGGCGAACTCAGCAGATAATACGGTGTGTGCCGTACCTTCTTCGTCCACGCCTAAAACAACCTCTTTAGGCTCAATCACCCTTCCTTCAATAGATCATCTTACATCCAGCCCCTCCTACGCAAGATCACACTCATATCCTAGTCTACCACTGCCTTCCAGTACGCCCAGAACGGAGTCCTCGGAGGATTTGTCCAGTAAATCGTTCATCCCCGTGACTCCCGTGTCGAGGAACATCCTTCTACCTCCCTCGCATTATGGATCAACGGCTGCATTTGCATACGCTCCTCAGTCATCCACTCCTATTTCGTACGGAACTCTTCCTGCTCCTCCTATATTTATGATGCCGGTCCAACCTTTATCATTTGTTTATAGACGTTCAGATAAGACGTCACCTTCTACTCCAGCAAGATCAGCAGGCAGTAATGGTGCTTCGACGTCATGGTTGGCTGCTACTCCCCTGAAAACTCCtatgaaaagaaagagaactCCTTCTAAggcagagaagaagtacGCTTTCATCTCGCATAATCAAACCACCTTTCTCTCGTGCGAGCCGAGTATAGATAATGCTAGACtggcaagaagaaagagaagaagaaccagtCCTACTGAACTAGCTGTACTTCTGGCAGAGTTCAAGAAGGGGTCGACTCCTAATAGGgccagaagaaatgaaattGCATCTAAAGTTGATATGACTGAAAAAGCCGTTCAGATCTGGTTCCAGAATAGAAGACAGGCTCTCCGGAAGAGCAAAATCATCAAAACTGTTGTCGTAGAGGTTCCTAAGAAGGATGAGCTGGACGAAAATATACTGAATAACGGATCGTATGAGGGAAGTGTTGACGACGGTAATGTAACGATGTCAGATTCAGCTCGTACGTCTCCCGAGGCTTCTCCAGTGAAATCAGAGCCTTCCAATTCGTCGTTTTCGATTTCTGCAGACACCAGCTCCTCATCAGTGGTCGTTCCACCGCCTAAAGTTACATTTACGTCACTCGAGACCAGAACGGCCACCTCCAGGGATGGTAAACTACCTCCTACAGGTTTATTTGTGACACCATCAAAGTTAAAGTCAGATACAAACAAACGGAACGTTTTGACATCGCCATCAGTCTCTCACAACGAAAACCACAAGCATAATCCGCTCACCTTCCGGTTTAGAACAACCGAttttatgatgatgaatccATCCCAGCCCGGTGGTAGGAGACAAAAACCTAcaatgaaattgaaattgaGCAAGAGCAATAGCAATAGCAGAATTGCTCTTCAGGATAAGACAAACATTGCTAACAATAGAACCAGACAAACGTTGCAAACAGCAAAACCAGCCAGAAGCCCTGTCGCTAGTTCTAATTCTCAAACCGCCTCTACAAACTAG
- the RPS18A gene encoding ribosomal 40S subunit protein S18A (BUSCO:EOG09344ALR) — translation MSLVVHEEGTFQHILRLMNTNVDGRINIVYALTTIRGVGRRYANLVCKKADVDLHKRAGELTQEEMERVVVIMQHPTDYKIPGWFLNRQKDVVDGKDYHVLANNLESKLREDLERLKKMRAHRGLRHAWHLRVRGQHTKTTGRKGKVSIA, via the coding sequence ATGAGTTTAGTTGTCCACGAGGAAGGTACTTTCCAGCACATTTTGCGTTTGATGAACACAAATGTTGATGGTAGAATTAACATTGTCTACGCATTGACCACCATCAGAGGTGTCGGTAGAAGATACGCCAACTTGGTCTGTAAGAAGGCCGATGTTGACTTACACAAGAGAGCCGGTGAGTTGACTCAGgaagagatggagagaGTTGTTGTTATCATGCAACACCCAACCGATTACAAGATTCCAGGATGGTTCTTGAACAGACAGAAGGACGTTGTCGACGGTAAGGACTATCATGTCCTTGCCAACAACTTGGAGTCCAAGTTGAGAGAGGATTtggagagattgaagaagatgagagcTCACCGTGGTTTGAGACATGCTTGGCACTTGAGAGTTAGAGGTCAGCACACCAAGACCACTGGTAGAAAGGGAAAGGTTTCCATTGCTTAA
- a CDS encoding uncharacterized protein (EggNog:ENOG41): MPVYSGQIIHGSSNGDRETPININFQGISQLAYQVSQKIPVPPFTDKEPARESMSLEKPKRNRRRSKFTKEQDEMIIAMKREGKSWVEIAESARVGSYLAARNRYQVLIGQQGRGNSESGPQDVLELRNLVDEAELEKWKYLSKELSKDTGRNYTPEQIREVVRYLFWKNPQEFDVDEKYLVQLIKQQSKEVAEIPTGSTGSMGSTGSAGSTVSRIPTMPAVPSIPAMQPMTQSQISTQQVQPSQQQPYYPFPRFQPQYIQPQGLGVQLPGKRPGPASTEKASSEENLRSPRHHKQ; the protein is encoded by the coding sequence ATGCCAGTTTATTCCGGACAAATTATTCATGGTTCAAGCAATGGTGATAGAGAAACGCCGATAAATATTAACTTCCAAGGCATTTCACAGTTGGCTTACCAAGTTTCGCAGAAGATTCCTGTTCCCCCATTCACAGATAAGGAACCTGCAAGGGAATCGATGAGTTTAGAAAAACCAAAGAGAAATCGAAGACGTTCCAAGTTTACCAAAGAGCAGGACGAAATGATTATAGcaatgaaaagagagggGAAATCTTGGGTAGAAATAGCAGAATCGGCCAGAGTGGGATCCTATTTAGCGGCTAGAAACAGATACCAAGTATTGATTGGACAGCAGGGAAGAGGAAATTCAGAAAGTGGGCCACAGGACGTTTTGGAATTACGAAATCTAGTCGATGAGGCAGAGTTAGAGAAATGGAAATATCTTTCCAAGGAACTCTCTAAGGATACCGGTAGAAACTATACTCCGGAACAGATTCGAGAGGTTGTGCGATATTTATTTTGGAAGAATCCACAGGAATTCGAtgtggatgaaaaataCCTAGTGCAGCTCATTAAGCAGCAGAGCAAGGAAGTAGCTGAGATACCCACGGGGTCTACGGGATCTATGGGATCTACAGGATCTGCGGGATCTACAGTGTCTAGGATACCGACGATGCCTGCAGTACCGTCAATACCTGCAATGCAACCGATGACTCAGTCACAAATATCAACTCAACAAGTTCAACCCTCACAGCAACAGCCGTATTACCCATTTCCTCGGTTTCAGCCGCAGTATATTCAGCCGCAAGGTTTAGGCGTGCAGCTACCGGGCAAAAGACCAGGACCGGCCTCTACAGAAAAAGCTTCCTCGGAAGAAAATCTTAGATCTCCTCGCCACCACAAACAATAA
- a CDS encoding uncharacterized protein (CAZy:GT8), with the protein MGHAYAYTTLLLTSSYLPGTLALCQSLRNSGSIIPIVLLYSKGNVKPEIVQRLTDSGLFSQMLNVDNDIIVSRNRYELVNLLKRSELDKTLTKLNCWRLISYEKIIYLDSDTLVVRNIDHLFDLHIDSSQIYAAPDCGWPDCFNSGVFLFKPDLETFRQLKEFSETADSFDGSDQGLLNEFFNLSGPQNYHWSRLSFSYNCTLNTNYEYVPALIRFHNDIRIVHFIGSLKPWNNRISSYDSKLFKLDLYGTGVLKNFQQLWWDCYDSVVVGDINSVKLLELSGNLQPRPSLEPPKSESASQNLINQQKDHSQTESSPQKGGASEINFPTYYYKQADYQKPLEDQSAKGEAWRLDEPRFNFPTDTTDSIPPASEITSNSKTTTINFKSPAEADVTAHDYTQDYVKDHPIFPWEKEVSRSSATRVFYNSPAYKPPAYTISMYKEKKTLSSPSYTQNPDNSPKERFVGFDDGDELEHYLEAVEKLPSVQNEDEVEEDEARIENEEDERIATNPEMAKVEKDLDDDDLKDAILEENHQDQYLKDSEQREEANKQVDAVIEDLTDKVSAQLQIQ; encoded by the coding sequence ATGGGACACGCTTACGCCTATACCACTCTACTACTAACATCCAGTTATCTTCCTGGAACACTAGCTCTATGCCAGTCGCTCCGGAATAGCGGATCTATTATTCCTATAGTTCTCCTCTATTCCAAGGGTAACGTCAAGCCAGAGATTGTGCAACGGTTGACCGATTCTGGTTTATTTTCGCAGATGCTTAACGTTGacaatgatatcattgtCTCAAGAAATCGATATGAATTGGTGAATTTATTGAAGCGTTCCGAGTTGGACAAGACTTTGACTAAATTAAACTGCTGGCGGTTAATTAGCTATGAAAAAATCATTTATCTCGACTCTGACACTTTGGTTGTGAGAAACATCGATCATCTCTTTGACTTGCATATCGACTCTTCACAGATCTATGCTGCCCCTGACTGCGGTTGGCCAGACTGCTTCAATTCCGGTGTGTTCTTGTTTAAACCCGACTTGGAAACATTTAGGCAGCTAAAAGAATTCTCCGAGACTGCCGATTCTTTTGATGGTTCTGATCAAGGATTGCTGAACGagttcttcaacctctCTGGACCTCAAAATTACCACTGGTCCAGGCTTTCGTTTTCATACAACTGTACATTGAACACAAACTATGAATATGTTCCAGCTCTTATCCGATTCCATAATGATATCAGGATTGTTCATTTCATTGGCTCTTTAAAGCCTTGGAATAATCGTATCTCCTCATATGATTCCAAATTATTCAAATTAGACCTCTATGGCACCGGTGTTCTCAAGAATTTCCAGCAATTGTGGTGGGATTGTTATGATAGTGTTGTTGTTGGGGACATCAACTCCGTTAAATTACTTGAATTGTCCGGAAATTTGCAACCCCGGCCTTCTTTGGAGCCTCCAAAGTCCGAATCTGCATCGCAGAACTTGATCAATCAGCAGAAGGATCATTCTCAAACTGAGTCTTCCCCTCAAAAGGGGGGGGCTTCTGAGATCAACTTTCCAACCTACTATTACAAACAGGCGGACTATCAGAAACCACTTGAGGACCAGTCTGCAAAGGGTGAAGCATGGAGGTTGGATGAACCTAGATTCAATTTTCCGACTGACACTACTGATTCTATTCCTCCAGCTTCTGAAATTACAAGCAATAGCAAAACAACCACCATCAATTTTAAGTCCCCTGCTGAAGCTGATGTTACTGCGCATGACTACACTCAGGATTATGTCAAAGATCATCCGATTTTCCCATgggaaaaagaagtttccCGTTCCTCTGCCACCAGGGTCTTCTATAATTCCCCTGCTTACAAGCCTCCTGCTTACACCATTTCTATGTacaaggaaaagaagacttTGAGTTCTCCTAGTTACACACAGAACCCTGACAATTCTCctaaagaaagatttgttGGCTTcgatgatggtgatgaacTAGAACACTATCTAGAGGCGGTGGAAAAGTTGCCATCCGTTCAGAATGAGGATGAagttgaggaagatgaggCCAGGATCGAAaacgaagaggatgaaaGGATTGCTACAAATCCAGAAATGGCAAAAGTGGAAAAGgatcttgatgatgacgactTGAAAGATGCTATCTTAGAAGAGAACCATCAAGATCAATATCTGAAGGACTCGGAACAGCGAGAAGAGGCCAATAAGCAAGTTGACGCAGTAATTGAAGACTTAACTGATAAGGTCAGCGCCCAATTACAGATTCAATGA
- a CDS encoding uncharacterized protein (BUSCO:EOG09343WSV) — MPTSFLSRSACCFVRGLATATSAATATSAATAATATATATTATATAAYSVLPNIQQPAKYTLATLRSFPSLEPHEVFPVHTKFLNVPLRRDILWLAVVMELDNKRVGASNPPGRSEHKFSRRKLMAQKGNGRARVGDANSPTRHRGAQALARTAPNDFSTTLPKKEYYLAYRIALSDMYRQGKLYIIGENAQKSDELQKGDSYHLEICTDDSHAVQQFVKQHDLRDKLNALFVPNDYLATANLRQAVLRYPSNRLRVMDKQDVQVRDILKAHRIYIEKEAFEYFVGKYSKYLVL, encoded by the coding sequence ATGCccacttcttttctatcgAGAAGTGCTTGTTGTTTTGTTAGAGGGCTTGCGACGGCTACTTCTGCTGCGACGGCTACTTCTGCTGCGACGGCTGCGACTGCGACGGCCACGGCTACTACTGCCACGGCCACGGCAGCCTACTCAGTTCTCCCTAACATTCAACAACCTGCGAAATACACCTTGGCTACACTTAGATCATTTCCCTCATTGGAACCACATGAAGTATTTCCTGTTCACACTAAGTTTCTCAATGTTCCATTAAGAAGAGACATTCTTTGGTTGGCAGTGGTGATGGAATTAGACAATAAAAGAGTGGGAGCGTCGAATCCACCCGGTAGATCAGAGCATAAGTTCTCCAGAAGAAAGCTTATGGCTCAGAAGGGAAATGGTAGAGCCCGTGTAGGTGATGCTAACTCTCCAACAAGACATAGAGGTGCTCAGGCTTTGGCTCGAACAGCTCCAAATGACTTTTCCACTACATTACCGAAGAAGGAGTATTACTTGGCTTACAGAATCGCCCTAAGTGATATGTACAGGCAGGGAAAACTTTACATCATCGGAGAAAATGCCCAGAAATCAGACGAGTTACAGAAAGGTGACTCGTACCACTTGGAAATATGTACGGATGACTCCCATGCCGTCCAGCAATTTGTCAAGCAGCACGATTTGCGAGACAAATTGAATGCATTGTTTGTTCCCAACGATTACCTAGCCACGGCCAACTTAAGACAGGCTGTTCTCAGGTATCCAAGCAACAGATTGAGAGTTATGGATAAGCAAGACGTCCAGGTCAGAGATATTCTTAAGGCGCATAGAATATACATAGAGAAGGAGGCATTCGAGTACTTTGTTGGCAAGTATTCGAAATATCTTGTTTTATAA
- the PET8 gene encoding S-adenosylmethionine transporter (BUSCO:EOG09342VSX), with protein sequence MTQPNLYFISLVSGGCAGTATDLTFFPIDTLKTRLQASGGFFNNGGFKGLYKGLGSALVGSAPSASLFFITYDTAKRYFHRVLPAYFNKESTAFNVAHMISASMGEIAACTVRVPVEVIKQRTQSLQFRTSWESFKYLTSNKSGEGVLRGLYRGYGTTIMREIPFTVIQFPLYEGLKARWASYDHVDRLPAGKGAVCGSIAGGIAAAVTTPLDVLKTRLMLNKERIGARHMIKKMIREEGAKVFFSGIGARTIWISAGGAIFLGVYEVVSSTMYEPK encoded by the coding sequence ATGACTCAACCTAATTTATATTTCATCTCTTTAGTAAGCGGTGGCTGTGCTGGCACTGCTACCGATCTTACCTTCTTCCCTATAGACACTTTGAAGACCCGGTTACAGGCCTCGGGAGGATTTTTCAATAATGGTGGCTTCAAAGGACTATATAAAGGACTAGGCTCGGCTCTAGTAGGTTCTGCTCCCTCTGCCtccttatttttcatcactTATGATACTGCAAAAAGGTATTTTCATAGAGTTCTTCCTGCCTATTTCAATAAGGAGTCTACTGCTTTTAACGTTGCTCATATGATCAGTGCTTCTATGGGGGAGATCGCTGCGTGTACGGTTCGTGTTCCTGTTGAAGTGATCAAACAGAGAACACAATCTCTGCAATTTAGAACTTCCTGGGAATCGTTCAAATATTTAACATCCAATAAGTCCGGTGAAGGTGTTTTACGTGGGCTCTACAGAGGTTATGGTACTACCATTATGAGGGAAATACCCTTTACGGTAATTCAATTTCCTCTCTATGAAGGTTTGAAGGCTCGCTGGGCTTCATATGATCATGTCGATAGGTTGCCGGCTGGAAAGGGTGCCGTATGTGGCTCTATAGCTGGAGGTATTGCTGCCGCTGTCACCACTCCATTGGATGTGCTTAAAACTAGACTTATGCTAAATAAAGAAAGGATCGGTGCCAGGCATatgatcaaaaagatgatcCGTGAAGAAGGAGCTAAGGTGTTTTTCAGTGGTATTGGTGCAAGAACCATATGGATCAGTGCTGGTGGTGCCATCTTTCTAGGGGTATACGAAGTTGTTAGTTCAACAATGTATGAGCCAAAGTAG
- a CDS encoding uncharacterized protein (EggNog:ENOG41) translates to MVVLVVAMTYLSFEDLEKEVAVAGYEHIPTLLNENNQDSLFIGHNNLLQKDRIEEVRIYSKPIYTHTELDKLINQGSGPIQYLVEDKGNWSDTDTEPISNHLIGFFRLGKLLTSHLNVVHGGAIATLIDEFFVKVTLPLTPNSFAVTANLNIKYSKPLKFNDEDRLLEVVLECFIVKMKEHRKFTVYGYLKNIHDGYRYCKGELLVVVPKNSIE, encoded by the exons ATGGT TGTTCTAGTAGTAGCCATGACTTATTtatcttttgaagatctaGAAAAAGAGGTGGCTGTGGCGGGCTACGAGCATATTCCGACTTTACTTAACGAGAACAACCAAGACTCACTATTCATAGGCCATAATAATCTACTTCAAAAAGACCGCATTGAAGAGGTGCGTATCTACAGTAAACCCATCTATACTCACACAGAATTAGATAAATTAATCAATCAGGGAAGTGGACCAATTCAGTATTTGGTCGAGGATAAGGGCAATTGGAGTGACACAGACACCGAACCTATTTCTAATCACCTTATTGGATTTTTCAGGTTGGGCAAGCTTTTAACATCGCATCTGAACGTGGTTCACGGCGGGGCCATAGCTACATTAATAGACGAATTCTTTGTTAAAGTTACACTACCATTGACTCCTAATTCGTTTGCAGTTACGGCTAATCTAAATATCAAATACTCCAAGCCACTAAAATTCAACGACGAAGACCGACTATTGGAAGTTGTTTTAGAGTGCTTCatagtgaagatgaaagaacATCGTAAATTCACAGTTTATGGctacttgaagaacatcCACGATGGCTACAGATATTGCAAAGGTGAGCTTTTAGTGGTGGTGCCAAAAAATTCTATTGAATGA
- a CDS encoding uncharacterized protein (BUSCO:EOG093415ID), whose translation MRRYRFTELGLRAGLDFGVGFGSGFGYPIGVRQRRLLFTFSNVNLMWKSSRKRLEKLKWTLKKSKRPFNTDDISAFVSWMLAGNIVLLIIGTTTFFSLLLYTLNTMLAQEMVAEWVGNLITKNSNLTVTFENAIVPDWKDGKIQFKNCTVSRRPRNKEMFKKKNKTIPSKGLFSRWSTSRQKNKVESTKPVYDDGCYTQFDLTLEEVNISLSFKKWLNGRGILKEVSSKGVRGVIDRTHVYWEEGDSATNYKNVAQPGDWEINNFKLEDVLLTMLNGGGFRAFSISIYNCEIPLLRKNWLMFDILNSKHISGSWDGSLFTMNRLQRVDSFNEEKKIDREVNIHLGRNKYRRLDLMNDESFSKVTRFRIDNLKIDHLNAGMSGPFGWINKGTVDMIADVIVPRKNSSLKEVSIDEIMRYYSKNLRGEVSTVQDSSSPANMGNLFIMDFYLRLNNPRASVPLFSNELSYVNNALIRPIVAYINSNKTFIPIRCRIYKDVADFDGSWTLYDSLLMDDLSVGVYESFADYVTNEEYRSDRVKKVGFWSLQFLLQLILWSLSTLNG comes from the coding sequence ATGCGTAGATATCGGTTTACCGAACTCGGACTTCGTGCGGGGCTTGACTTCGGTGTTGGTTTTGGTTCTGGTTTTGGTTATCCGATAGGAGTTCGACAAAGAAGACTGCTATTTACATTCTCTAATGTAAACCTGATGTGGAAGTCAAGCCGAAAGAGGTTGGAAAAGTTGAAGTGgacattgaagaagtcaaaaCGTCCTTTCAATACGGACGATATTAGCGCTTTCGTGTCGTGGATGTTGGCGGGTAATATAGTGCTTTTAATCATTGGTACTACAACGTTCTTCTCGCTATTGCTATATACACTGAACACTATGCTCGCACAGGAGATGGTTGCTGAATGGGTTGGAAATCTTATTACTAAAAACTCGAATTTGACCGTAACTTTCGAGAATGCTATTGTTCCTGATTGGAAAGACGGTAAGATTCAATTTAAGAATTGTACGGTGAGTCGGCGGCCACGAAATAAAGAGatgttcaagaagaagaacaaaacCATACCGTCCAAGGGATTATTTTCGAGGTGGTCAACTAGCCGACAAAAGAACAAGGTTGAAAGTACTAAACCTGTATATGACGATGGATGCTATACGCAGTTTGATTTAACTCTAGAAGAGGTTAACATTTCACTTAGTTTTAAGAAGTGGCTTAACGGACGAGGCATATTGAAAGAGGTTTCAAGTAAGGGGGTCCGTGGAGTGATTGATAGAACGCACGTTTATTGGGAAGAGGGAGATTCAGCCACTAATTATAAGAACGTTGCACAGCCGGGAGATTGGGAAATCAACAACTTTAAGCTGGAAGATGTTTTACTCACAATGCTCAACGGAGGTGGATTTAGAGCTTTCTCGATCTCAATTTACAACTGTGAGATTCCATTACTGAGAAAAAATTGGCTAATGTTTGATATTTTGAACTCCAAACATATCAGTGGTAGTTGGGATGGCTCACTATTCACGATGAATCGGTTACAGAGAGTAGATAGTTTtaatgaggagaagaagattgacCGAGAAGTAAATATACATTTGGGCAGAAACAAGTACAGGAGACTTGATCTGATGAACGACGAAAGCTTCAGTAAAGTGACCAGATTCCGGATTGAtaacttgaagattgaCCACTTGAATGCTGGAATGTCTGGTCCATTTGGATGGATTAATAAGGGTACCGTTGACATGATTGCAGATGTGATAGTTCCTAGGAAGAATTCTTCGCTCAAGGAGGTTTCCATTGACGAGATTATGAGATACTACAGCAAGAATCTACGAGGGGAGGTATCGACTGTACAAGACTCCTCATCACCTGCAAACATGGGTAACTTGTTCATCATGGACTTTTATCTCAGGTTGAACAATCCTCGGGCTTCGGTTCCGTTATTTTCGAACGAGCTTTCATACGTGAACAATGCTTTGATTAGACCTATTGTGGCGTATATTAACTCGAACAAGACATTTATTCCTATCAGATGTCGTATCTATAAGGATGTGGCTGACTTTGATGGCTCCTGGACCTTGTACGACTCCCTTTTGATGGACGATTTATCAGTTGGAGTTTATGAGAGCTTTGCTGACTACGTaacaaatgaagaatatcGGTCGGATCGGGTCAAGAAGGTGGGATTCTGGTCCCTTCAGTTTCTGCTACAACTAATTCTTTGGAGTTTAAGCACGTTAAATGGATGA
- the CDC10 gene encoding cell division control protein, protein MADTQPQTQPVRTTAGTDATSLLQPTNYVGFDTITTQIENRMVKRGFTLNVMLVGASGLGKSTLINTLFSSHLDDSCGRNTVYEPIERTPDIKVTSHDMIENNVILHLNIIDTPGFADQINNNHCWDPLLKYVKDQHNQYLRRELNASREKFIKDTRVHCALYFVAPNYYGLSRLDVQALKKLTEVVNVVPVIAKSDTLTMEERANLKRTLQDQFKHYNLRMYPYNNQYDDRLTSEEIQFNKDIRSMLPFAVIGSEDVITTPKGETVRGRRTKWGTINVEDVTQCEFVYLRDFLTRTHLYDLIETTSLQHYEAFRTKQLTALRENVGARNSSQSQNQS, encoded by the coding sequence ATGGCAGACACACAGCCCCAAACACAGCCAGTACGGACGACTGCAGGTACAGATGCCACAAGTTTGTTGCAGCCTACCAATTATGTGGGTTTCGATACCATTACAACTCAAATCGAAAATCGTATGGTTAAACGTGGCTTTACACTCAATGTAATGCTTGTTGGAGCCTCAGGCTTGGGAAAGTCAACTTTGATCAACACTTTATTTAGTAGTCATTTAGATGACTCCTGTGGAAGAAATACTGTCTATGAGCCAATTGAACGTACACCTGATATTAAGGTTACTTCACACGACATGATTGAGAACAATGTTATATTGCACCTAAACATCATCGATACTCCAGGATTTGCCGATCAGATCAACAACAATCATTGTTGGGATCCTCTTCTGAAATATGTAAAGGATCAGCATAATCAGTACTTGAGACGGGAATTGAATGCCAGCAGAGAGAAGTTCATCAAGGACACAAGGGTTCACTGTGCCCTCTACTTTGTCGCTCCAAATTATTATGGTCTTTCTCGCTTGGATGTGCAAGCcttaaagaagttgactGAGGTAGTCAATGTTGTTCCTGTTATTGCCAAATCAGATACGCTCActatggaagaaagagctaatttgaagagaaccCTTCAGGATCAGTTTAAGCATTACAACTTGAGAATGTATCCTTACAACAATCAGTATGATGATAGGTTGACTTCAGAGGAGATTCAGTTTAACAAGGATATCAGATCGATGCTTCCGTTTGCAGTCATTGGCTCCGAGGATGTGATTACCACACCAAAGGGTGAAACTGTTCgcggaagaagaaccaaatgGGGTACAATCAACGTGGAAGACGTTACACAATGTGAATTTGTCTACCTTAGGGATTTCCTTACAAGAACCCATTTGTACGACCTTATCGAGACCACTTCTCTGCAACACTACGAAGCTTTCAGAACGAAGCAATTGACTGCTCTAAGAGAAAACGTTGGTGCAAGGAACTCCTCTCAGTCTCAGAATCAATCTTAA